Proteins encoded together in one Hevea brasiliensis isolate MT/VB/25A 57/8 chromosome 16, ASM3005281v1, whole genome shotgun sequence window:
- the LOC131174734 gene encoding serine/threonine-protein phosphatase 7 long form homolog isoform X2: MDHEVLTCRRQGDILHADIDDRIVPHLHDSGFIGIARLGFFPLDWHLISAFVERWRPETHTFMMPIGECTISLQDVGIITGLPIHGSTVTGMSRAKWPKVCELLLGAGPPPEMIQGHTLKLSWLTDEFGAIPHEVDDLTVLWHARAFILRLIGSIFPDKTNSRVNLMFLPLLENLRQAATYSWGGACLAFLYRELYRVVVTEANEISGPLFILQIQAWERFKIISPSIRDPSALHDAPLGARWSRARQIIEVTTHVLQKIRYNLDRMRPEDITGNHIMRNCWMSCPTCAYRAVPYGRQWCH; the protein is encoded by the exons ATGGATCATGAGGTGCTTACGTGTAGAAGGCAGGGGGACATATTGCATGCTGACATTGATGACCGAATTGTTCCTCATCTCCACGATTCTGGATTTATTGGAATTGCTAGATTAGGATTTTTTCCCCTTGACTGGCACCTTATTAGTGCCTTTGTAGAGCGATGGCGACCGGAAACTCATACATTTATGATGCCAATTGGGGAGTGCACAATCAGTCTTCAAGATGTTGGCATTATCACCGGATTGCCAATACATGGTTCTACAGTAACTGGAATGTCACGAGCCAAATGGCCAAAAGTTTGTGAGCTCTTATTGGGAGCTGGACCACCTCCAGAAATGATTCAAGGACATACATTAAAATTATCATGGCTAACTGATGAGTTTGGAGCTATTCCACATGAAGTTGATGATTTAACAGTGTTATGGCATGCAAGAGCATTCATATTACGACTCATCGGTTCAATATTTCCCGACAAGACAAACTCACGTGTGAACTTGATGTTCCTACCCCTATTAGAAAACTTGAGGCAAGCTGCGACATacagttggggtggagcttgcttAGCCTTCCTTTATCGTGAGCTTTATCGTGTTGTCGTTACTGAAGCAAATGAGATTTCAGGACCCCTGTTCATATTGCAAATCCAGGCTTGGGAGAGATTTAAAATAATCTCTCCATCAATAAGAGATCCATCGGCACTTCATGATGCACCCCTAGGTGCTAG GTGGAGTAGAGCTCGACAGATCATTGAAGTTACAACCCATGTACTACAAAAAATTCGATACAATCTTGATCGAATGCGACCTGAAGAT ATTACAGGGAACCATATAATGAGGAATTGTTGGATGAGCTGCCCGACATGTGCATACAGGGCCGTCCCATATGGAAGGCAGTGGTGCCATTAA
- the LOC131174734 gene encoding uncharacterized protein LOC131174734 isoform X1 gives MCIVHPPPYYELDFSLLTVDPWSKLQYSSMWNPSNEFEVGMTFPSREVVQRAAKEYHLLRHHDFSYDETKSKTYAIRYKYRNNNCKWRMRASCREGSDIWKITRSNGPHTCVNPSISQDHRQLDSKFIYTFILAIVREQQNVNISALQAEIKDKVGYMPSYRKMWEARHDAVVKIFSGWEESFTRLHQFMLALCKHNPDSLFLIEDDPLFVNNKLKPENRVFDRMFWAFKQTIEGFKHCRPVIFIDSTFLYEKYKECLFCATGLDSNNHIFPIAWAIVDCENTRNWDWFMSCLRVFVTDRSDICVISDRHIAIKKAM, from the coding sequence ATGTGTATTGTCCATCCTCCACCTTACTATGAATTAGATTTTTCATTGCTAACAGTTGATCCATGGTCAAAACTGCAATATAGTTCAATGTGGAATCCATCGAATGAGTTTGAAGTTGGAATGACATTTCCGTCTAGAGAGGTTGTCCAAAGAGCTGCCAAAGAATATCATTTACTTAGGCACCATGACTTTTCTTATGATGAGACAAAGAGCAAAACGTATGCTATAAGGTACAAATATAGAAACAACAATTGTAAGTGGAGAATGCGTGCGTCTTGTCGGGAAGGATCTGATATATGGAAAATTACTCGATCTAACGGACCCCATACATGTGTTAATCCATCAATCTCACAAGATCATAGGCAATTGGATAGCAAATTTATATATACTTTCATCCTAGCAATTGTACGAGAACAGCAAAATGTGAATATATCTGCGTTACAAGCAGAAATCAAAGATAAGGTTGGATATATGCCGAGTTATCGGAAGATGTGGGAGGCTAGACACGATGCAGTTGTTAAGATATTTAGTGGTTGGGAGGAATCTTTTACAAGATTGCATCAATTCATGCTTGCGTTGTGCAAACACAACCCCGATTCTTTGTTCTTGATTGAAGATGACCCTCTGtttgttaataataaattaaaacctGAGAATCGGGTTTTCGATAGGATGTTTTGGGCATTCAAACAAACAATTGAAGGTTTCAAGCACTGTCGGCCAGTTATTTTTATAGACTCCACATTTTTATATGAAAAGTACAAAGAGTGTTTATTTTGTGCTACGGGACTGGACAGCAATAACCATATTTTTCCTATTGCatgggcaatagttgattgtgaaAATACAAGGAACTGGGATTGGTTCATGTCTTGTTTACGGGTGTTTGTGACTGATCGTTCTGATATTTGTGTTATATCAGACAGACATATTGCCATAAAAAAAGCAATGTAG
- the LOC131174612 gene encoding probable mannitol dehydrogenase has translation MMGTYPLTHHQKLAFKLSAFDSSANLFAILYFPSKFLAKKNGRQIARGRAHPKQAFGWAARDESGVLSPFNFSRRATGEKDVCFKVLYCGMCHSDLHMVKNEWGISTYPLVPGHEIVGVVTEVGSKVEKFKVGDKVGVGCIVGSCHSCHNCTNNLENYCAEMILTYGAKYYDGTITYGGYSDIMVADEHFIVRIPDSLPLDSTAPLLCAGITVYSPLKYYGLDKPGMHVGVVGLGGLGHMAVKFAKRMGVKVTVISTSPSKKQEAVEHLGADSFLVSRDQDQMKATMGTMDGIIDTVSATHPLLPLIGLLKTNGKLILVGAPEKPLELAAFPLLMGNCPFLYVSFLLIIQIKIN, from the exons ATGATG GGCACGTACCCCCTAACCCATCACCAGAAGCTAGCATTCAAGCTATCTGCTTTCGACTCATCTGCAAACCTCTTTGCTATATTGTATTTTCCATCTAAATTTCTTGCGAAGAAAAATGGTAGGCAAATTGCCAGAGGAAGAGCACATCCCAAACAGGCATTTGGATGGGCTGCAAGAGACGAATCTGGTGTCCTTTCTCCCTTCAACTTCTCTAGGAG GGCAACAGGAGAGAAAGACGTTTGTTTCAAGGTTCTTTACTGTGGAATGTGCCACTCGGACCTTCACATGGTCAAGAATGAATGGGGCATTTCCACTTACCCTCTTGTCCCTGG ACATGAGATTGTGGGGGTGGTGACAGAGGTTGGCAGCAAAGTGGAAAAATTCAAGGTGGGAGATAAAGTTGGTGTGGGCTGCATTGTGGGATCATGCCACTCCTGCCATAACTGCACGAACAATCTTGAAAATTACTGCGCAGAAATGATACTCACCTATGGTGCGAAGTACTATGACGGAACCATCACTTACGGCGGGTACTCTGACATCATGGTTGCCGATGAGCACTTCATCGTTCGTATTCCAGATAGCTTGCCTCTTGATTCTACTGCTCCTCTCCTTTGTGCTGGAATCACGGTGTACAGCCCCTTAAAATATTATGGACTTGACAAGCCCGGCATGCATGTGGGCGTAGTTGGCCTCGGTGGGCTAGGTCATATGGCAGTGAAATTTGCCAAGCGTATGGGGGTTAAGGTGACTGTGATTAGCACCTCACCTAGCAAGAAACAGGAGGCTGTTGAACATCTTGGTGCTGATTCATTTTTGGTTAGCCGTGACCAAGATCAAATGAAG GCTACAATGGGCACAATGGATGGTATAATTGATACGGTGTCTGCAACGCACCCTCTATTACCTTTGATTGGGCTATTGAAGACTAATGGAAAGCTGATTTTGGTTGGTGCTCCAGAGAAGCCACTTGAGCTAGCAGCCTTTCCTTTGTTAATGGGTAATTGTCCATTCCTATATGTCTCCTTCTtactcataattcaaataaaaattaattaa